A single window of Vibrio gazogenes DNA harbors:
- a CDS encoding methyl-accepting chemotaxis protein, translating to MKIRTKLIATFVIAVTVPVAFLATFSIREVTDAAITQFQKATMKEISQVDRAFNIFFDNAKKSIDYLASIPEVTEHLSNAPSFVDQQKVDDFKGWSSLEGQSKRLFDIFERFGKAKQNLAYVYTGRATGSYIEWPGSQFSSPFDPRIRPWYKAAMAANGKAVMTHAYYWKGDDATYIAIAKAVKDKNNQVLGAVSLDISVNELTDIVKNITIGENGYIVLLEDNDTILVDPFKPENSFKSVSDIDTPFFKLMSEHPKDLFEVNRGGTDFLGQIVISKLGWRFVALVPKSEVYAAAVKQTYVTFAIVIPLVIIFILIAFYVSKVITSQINSVTQVLQQISQGHGDLTRKLDTTAKDEVGELSRAFNGFVDKLGSLIREVVSLSADLKRMAATATEKAHQWQIDSGQQLEKVTLVTDAISEMSKATAEIASSSEQAAGIAESSSTACTDGKLVVENTRESIEMLASEVHTTSDIISKLNDNSQQITTIITTIQGIAEQTNLLALNAAIEAARAGEHGRGFAVVADEVRNLSQKTTSSTEEIQQMIQALQQTTQQAANVMKNSKSMTDNAVEQANTASESLIMLASSIDQIKGASIQIATATEEQSCVCEDITRNTQQINGIANQLTEDAQDQIDSAEAFRAVSEKMFDLVGKFKV from the coding sequence ATGAAGATTAGAACAAAGCTGATTGCAACGTTTGTGATTGCAGTGACAGTGCCTGTTGCTTTTTTAGCGACTTTCTCCATAAGAGAAGTGACTGATGCGGCTATCACCCAATTTCAAAAAGCGACGATGAAAGAAATCTCACAGGTTGATCGTGCATTTAATATTTTCTTTGATAACGCGAAAAAAAGTATTGATTACCTTGCATCAATTCCTGAGGTTACCGAACATTTATCGAATGCGCCAAGCTTTGTTGACCAACAGAAAGTGGATGACTTTAAGGGATGGTCTTCTCTCGAGGGGCAATCAAAGCGACTCTTTGATATCTTTGAACGCTTTGGTAAAGCAAAACAAAACCTAGCTTATGTTTATACCGGACGTGCAACAGGGAGTTATATTGAATGGCCGGGAAGTCAGTTTTCTTCTCCTTTCGATCCCCGCATTCGCCCATGGTATAAGGCTGCAATGGCTGCAAATGGTAAAGCCGTCATGACCCATGCTTATTACTGGAAGGGCGATGATGCCACTTATATTGCGATTGCCAAAGCGGTAAAAGATAAAAATAATCAAGTTCTCGGCGCCGTTAGCTTGGATATATCGGTGAATGAACTGACTGATATCGTTAAGAATATTACGATTGGTGAGAATGGCTATATTGTATTATTGGAAGATAATGACACGATTTTGGTCGATCCGTTCAAACCGGAAAATAGTTTTAAATCGGTCAGTGATATTGATACGCCATTTTTTAAGTTGATGAGTGAACACCCGAAAGATTTATTTGAAGTGAACCGCGGTGGCACGGATTTTCTTGGACAAATCGTTATTTCTAAACTGGGTTGGCGCTTTGTTGCACTCGTTCCTAAATCAGAAGTTTATGCAGCTGCGGTAAAACAGACTTATGTGACGTTTGCGATTGTGATCCCTTTAGTCATTATTTTCATTCTGATCGCATTTTATGTTTCAAAAGTCATTACCTCACAGATCAACAGTGTGACGCAGGTTCTGCAACAAATCTCTCAAGGACATGGTGATCTGACGAGGAAGCTTGATACGACTGCGAAAGATGAGGTCGGAGAGCTCTCGCGCGCCTTTAATGGGTTTGTGGATAAGTTAGGGAGTCTGATTCGGGAAGTGGTCAGTCTTAGCGCAGATCTGAAGCGCATGGCTGCGACAGCGACGGAGAAAGCACATCAGTGGCAGATTGATTCAGGGCAACAGTTAGAGAAAGTCACGTTGGTCACCGATGCCATCTCTGAGATGTCAAAGGCAACGGCCGAAATTGCATCTAGCTCCGAACAGGCTGCAGGAATCGCGGAAAGTAGCTCCACGGCATGTACGGATGGCAAATTAGTCGTTGAAAATACCAGAGAGTCGATAGAGATGCTTGCCAGTGAAGTACATACGACAAGTGATATTATCAGTAAGCTCAATGACAATTCTCAGCAGATTACCACGATCATTACGACGATTCAGGGCATTGCGGAACAAACCAATTTACTGGCACTGAACGCGGCGATTGAAGCTGCCAGAGCCGGAGAACATGGACGGGGATTTGCTGTGGTTGCTGACGAAGTTCGTAATCTGTCACAAAAAACAACCAGTTCAACGGAAGAAATTCAGCAAATGATTCAAGCGTTGCAACAGACAACGCAACAAGCTGCAAACGTCATGAAAAATAGTAAATCGATGACCGATAATGCTGTCGAGCAAGCTAATACTGCCAGCGAAAGTTTGATCATGTTAGCCAGTTCGATTGATCAGATAAAAGGTGCTTCAATCCAGATTGCAACAGCAACTGAGGAACAGTCTTGTGTTTGTGAGGATATTACACGCAATACGCAGCAGATTAATGGTATTGCGAATCAACTAACCGAAGACGCTCAAGATCAGATTGATAGTGCAGAAGCATTCCGGGCGGTCTCGGAGAAAATGTTCGATTTGGTTGGTAAATTTAAAGTGTGA
- the ilvY gene encoding HTH-type transcriptional activator IlvY, translated as MNIKILELFVHLCDSKNFSKTAAAMHISPSALSRQIQKFEDEIGQHLFIRDNRRVEITPTGLQLLPIAMKIISEWQQFQAQLHENNQTLKGEIRLFCSVTASYSHLPELLADFRSQHPFIEFKLLTGDPAQAIDKVLNNEADLAISALPEQLPNRIVFESISEIPLSVIAPVGVSSFEQALCADPIDWSMIPFIIPESGTARERANTWFKEMEIKPNIYAQSAGHEAIVSMVALGYGIGIAPDVVINNSPAREKVQRLPESQLIQPFQLGVCCRQSQLEQPLVKALWQVVTAKRSIVT; from the coding sequence ATGAATATCAAAATATTAGAACTTTTTGTCCACCTCTGTGACAGTAAAAACTTCAGTAAAACTGCAGCGGCAATGCACATTAGTCCATCCGCGTTAAGTCGCCAGATTCAAAAGTTCGAGGATGAAATCGGGCAACATCTATTTATCCGGGATAACCGCCGGGTAGAAATCACGCCAACCGGCCTTCAACTCCTGCCGATTGCCATGAAAATTATCAGTGAGTGGCAGCAGTTTCAAGCACAGTTGCATGAGAACAATCAAACTCTGAAAGGTGAAATTCGGCTGTTTTGTTCGGTTACCGCCAGCTATAGCCACCTTCCCGAATTACTCGCTGATTTTCGCTCTCAACACCCGTTTATTGAATTTAAGCTGTTAACGGGCGACCCCGCTCAGGCGATCGACAAAGTTCTGAACAATGAAGCCGATCTAGCCATCTCAGCGTTGCCGGAGCAACTGCCTAACCGGATTGTATTTGAATCAATCAGTGAGATACCGCTGTCAGTCATTGCTCCTGTCGGTGTCAGCAGTTTCGAACAGGCACTTTGTGCCGACCCGATTGATTGGTCAATGATTCCATTCATCATCCCAGAATCAGGAACAGCAAGAGAAAGAGCCAATACTTGGTTTAAGGAAATGGAAATTAAGCCGAACATCTATGCTCAGAGTGCCGGACATGAAGCGATTGTGAGCATGGTTGCACTCGGATACGGGATAGGTATTGCGCCAGATGTCGTCATCAATAACAGTCCGGCCCGCGAAAAGGTGCAACGCTTACCGGAGAGTCAACTGATACAACCATTTCAACTGGGTGTCTGTTGCCGTCAGTCCCAGTTAGAGCAACCACTGGTAAAAGCCTTATGGCAAGTTGTTACTGCAAAAAGAAGTATTGTGACTTAA
- the ilvC gene encoding ketol-acid reductoisomerase, with protein MANYFNTLNLRQQLDQLGRCRFMDREEFATEADYLKGKKVVIVGCGAQGLNQGLNMRDSGLDVAYALRQAAIDEQRQSYKNAKDNGFEVGSYEQLIPQADLVVNLTPDKQHTNVVETIMPLMKEGAALGYSHGFNIVEEGMQIRKDLTVVMVAPKCPGTEVREEYKRGFGVPTLIAVHPENDPQGDGLEIAKAWAAATGGHRAGCLESSFVAEVKSDLMGEQTILCGMLQAGSIVCYEKMIAEGIDAGYAGKLLQYGWETITEALKFGGITHMMDRLSNPAKVKAFELSEELKDLLRPLYNKHMDDIIVGEFSSTMMADWANDDANLLNWRKETGETAFENYPESDVKITEQEYFDHGILMIAMVRAGVELAFEAMTASGIIDESAYYESLHELPLIANTIARKRLYEMNVVISDTAEYGNYLFANVATPLLREKFMPSVSTDVIGKGLGETSNQVDNAYLIDVNSMIRNHPVEYIGEELRGYMKDMKRIAVGG; from the coding sequence ATGGCTAACTATTTCAATACATTGAACTTACGTCAGCAACTGGACCAACTTGGCCGTTGCCGTTTTATGGACCGTGAAGAATTTGCCACTGAAGCAGATTACCTCAAAGGTAAGAAAGTTGTGATCGTTGGTTGTGGTGCACAAGGTTTAAACCAAGGTCTGAACATGCGTGATTCTGGTCTGGATGTTGCGTATGCACTGCGTCAGGCGGCTATCGATGAGCAACGTCAGTCTTATAAGAATGCAAAAGACAATGGTTTTGAAGTAGGTAGCTATGAGCAACTGATTCCTCAAGCTGATCTGGTGGTTAACCTGACGCCTGATAAACAGCATACCAATGTTGTTGAAACCATCATGCCTCTGATGAAAGAAGGCGCAGCACTGGGTTATTCTCATGGATTCAACATTGTTGAAGAAGGGATGCAAATCCGTAAAGATTTGACTGTTGTGATGGTTGCACCGAAGTGTCCGGGGACTGAAGTTCGTGAAGAGTATAAGCGTGGTTTCGGTGTGCCGACCCTGATTGCGGTTCACCCGGAAAATGATCCACAAGGAGATGGCCTGGAAATCGCGAAAGCATGGGCCGCTGCAACCGGCGGACACCGTGCGGGTTGTCTCGAGTCTTCTTTTGTTGCCGAAGTTAAATCAGATTTGATGGGTGAGCAAACGATTCTGTGCGGTATGTTGCAGGCTGGTTCTATCGTATGCTACGAAAAAATGATTGCGGAAGGCATCGATGCCGGTTATGCAGGAAAACTGCTGCAATATGGTTGGGAAACGATCACTGAAGCACTGAAATTCGGTGGTATTACACATATGATGGATCGTCTGTCGAACCCTGCTAAAGTTAAAGCATTTGAACTGTCTGAAGAATTGAAAGACTTGCTGCGTCCTCTGTATAACAAACACATGGACGATATCATTGTCGGCGAATTTTCTAGCACAATGATGGCTGACTGGGCAAATGATGACGCCAATCTATTGAACTGGCGTAAAGAAACGGGTGAAACGGCGTTTGAAAACTACCCTGAATCCGATGTGAAAATCACTGAACAAGAGTATTTCGACCACGGTATCCTGATGATCGCGATGGTTCGTGCCGGTGTTGAATTGGCATTTGAAGCAATGACGGCTTCCGGAATCATTGATGAGTCAGCTTATTACGAATCTCTGCATGAGCTACCACTGATTGCCAATACTATCGCTCGTAAACGCTTGTATGAAATGAATGTTGTTATCTCTGATACAGCTGAATACGGAAACTACCTGTTTGCTAATGTTGCGACACCGCTACTGCGTGAAAAATTCATGCCTTCAGTGAGCACGGACGTGATTGGTAAAGGTTTAGGCGAAACCTCGAATCAGGTTGATAATGCTTATCTGATCGATGTGAACAGCATGATTCGCAATCATCCGGTCGAGTACATTGGTGAAGAATTGCGTGGCTATATGAAAGACATGAAGCGCATTGCTGTTGGTGGTTAA
- the ubiK gene encoding ubiquinone biosynthesis accessory factor UbiK → MFDPKKLEQVAKQIHDAMPQPVKDLGADVEQKVRQVIQGQLNKLDVVSREEFDVQTQVLLRTREKLTQLETKVTELEDKLSKQDQ, encoded by the coding sequence ATGTTTGATCCCAAAAAACTAGAGCAAGTCGCAAAACAAATTCATGATGCCATGCCTCAACCGGTCAAAGACCTTGGCGCTGATGTTGAACAAAAAGTTCGTCAGGTTATTCAGGGACAATTGAATAAGCTGGATGTTGTTAGTCGTGAAGAATTTGATGTTCAGACACAAGTATTACTTCGTACCCGTGAAAAGCTGACTCAGCTGGAAACAAAAGTTACTGAGTTGGAAGATAAGTTGTCCAAACAAGATCAGTAA
- a CDS encoding multidrug efflux RND transporter permease subunit: MRFTDIFIKRPVLAISLSLLIALLGLQAVFKLQIREYPEMTNTVITVTTGYYGASSDLIQGFITQPLEQAIAQADNIDYMTSSSSMGGSTITVKMKLNTDPNAALADILAKTNSVRSQLPKEAEDPSVTMSTGSTTAVLYIGFSSDELNSSQINDYLERVVNPQLFSVSGVSKVDLYGGIKYGLRIWLDPNKMAALKLSASQVMSVLSANNYQSATGQSTGEFVLYNGDADTQVSTTTELKRLVIKSDEGQIIRLGDIAKVSLAKSHDTYRATANGKEAIVAAINAAPSANPIDIARDVRAIMPRIDKNMPSNIKMTMLYDSTEAINESIDEVIKTIGEAVLIVLVVITLFLGSFRAVMIPIITIPLSLIGVSLVMQAFGFSWNLMTLLAMVLAIGLVVDDAIVVLENVDRHIKLGETPFRAAIIGTREIALPVIAMTLTLAAVYAPIALTQGITGSLFKEFALSLAGSVIVSGIIALTLSPMMCSKMLVAHSSPSGFESKVHSVLDRITNRYEKMLAAVMLHRTVVIAFALIILASLPVLFKFIPSELAPAEDKGVVMFIANGQSNANLDYMQKTMEHVNDILMAQPEVDLNLEFTGVPTSNQSLGFSVMVPWSQREASQAEIQKRLQGLLKEVPSMSVSAFEMPELPGAGSGLPVQLVLKTPNSFENLFTLASDILGKVQHSPLFVYSTLDLNFDSATMKISIDKDKAGAYGVTMQDIGTTLATLMADGYVNRVDLYGRSYEVIPQVERKYRLNPESMNNYYVLAANGDAIPLRSLIKIDVVSEPRALPHFNQLNSATISAVPTPGVTMGSALEWLNHEVDKTLPIGYTRDYMGESRQFITEGSALYTTFALALAIIFLVLAIQFESVRDPIVIMVSVPLAICGALVALAWGGFFGFTSLNIYSQVGLITLIGLITKHGILICEVAKEVQLKFNKDRIEAVMEAAKIRLRPILMTTAAMIAGLIPLMSATGAGAKQRFSIGIVIVAGLAIGTLFTLFVLPVIYSYLAEKHKPLPVFVENDEEKQSTDETPNHTAS, from the coding sequence ATGCGCTTTACTGATATTTTCATCAAACGTCCGGTTCTCGCCATATCACTGAGCCTCTTGATTGCCTTGCTTGGATTACAAGCTGTATTCAAACTGCAAATCCGAGAGTATCCAGAGATGACGAACACCGTGATCACTGTGACGACTGGCTACTATGGTGCCAGCTCGGATTTGATTCAGGGATTCATCACTCAACCCTTAGAGCAAGCCATTGCTCAAGCCGATAATATCGACTACATGACCTCTTCATCCTCAATGGGTGGTTCAACAATTACGGTCAAAATGAAGCTCAATACCGATCCGAATGCGGCATTGGCAGATATCTTGGCAAAAACCAACTCGGTACGCTCACAGCTGCCAAAAGAAGCCGAAGACCCAAGCGTAACAATGTCAACCGGCTCAACAACTGCGGTACTCTATATTGGCTTTTCCAGTGATGAGCTCAATTCCAGCCAAATCAACGATTATCTCGAGCGTGTGGTCAATCCACAGTTATTCTCGGTCAGTGGCGTATCGAAAGTTGATCTCTATGGCGGGATCAAATATGGCCTGCGTATTTGGTTAGACCCGAATAAGATGGCTGCACTGAAGTTGTCAGCTTCACAAGTCATGAGTGTTCTGAGCGCCAATAACTATCAATCAGCGACAGGGCAATCGACAGGGGAATTTGTTCTCTATAATGGGGATGCGGATACACAGGTTTCCACGACAACAGAGTTAAAACGGTTGGTCATCAAGTCGGATGAGGGACAAATCATTCGTTTGGGAGACATTGCTAAAGTCTCGCTGGCAAAGAGTCATGATACCTATCGGGCAACTGCCAACGGAAAAGAAGCCATTGTTGCCGCGATCAATGCTGCCCCCAGTGCTAACCCGATCGATATTGCACGAGATGTCAGAGCTATCATGCCGCGCATCGACAAGAATATGCCGAGCAATATCAAGATGACGATGCTCTATGACTCGACCGAAGCCATCAACGAGTCGATTGACGAGGTGATCAAAACCATCGGAGAAGCCGTTTTAATCGTATTGGTGGTGATTACTCTGTTCCTTGGCTCTTTCCGTGCGGTCATGATTCCGATTATCACGATTCCACTATCTCTGATTGGGGTTTCTCTGGTCATGCAAGCTTTCGGGTTTTCCTGGAACTTAATGACACTGCTTGCCATGGTACTTGCCATCGGTTTGGTGGTTGATGATGCGATCGTTGTTCTTGAAAACGTTGACCGTCACATCAAACTGGGTGAAACGCCGTTCCGGGCTGCAATTATCGGAACCCGAGAAATTGCACTGCCGGTTATAGCAATGACACTGACATTGGCAGCGGTATATGCACCGATTGCACTGACACAAGGGATAACGGGCTCACTATTTAAAGAGTTTGCCTTATCTCTGGCAGGATCGGTGATCGTTTCCGGGATTATCGCCCTGACACTCTCACCGATGATGTGTTCAAAAATGCTTGTCGCACACAGTTCCCCTAGCGGATTTGAAAGTAAGGTTCACTCTGTATTGGATCGAATCACTAACCGCTACGAGAAGATGCTGGCTGCGGTCATGCTGCACCGCACCGTTGTGATTGCTTTTGCATTAATCATTCTTGCCAGCCTCCCGGTTCTCTTTAAATTTATTCCGTCCGAGCTGGCACCGGCTGAAGATAAAGGGGTGGTGATGTTTATTGCCAATGGTCAGTCAAATGCCAACCTCGATTACATGCAGAAAACCATGGAGCACGTCAATGACATTCTGATGGCTCAACCCGAAGTTGACTTAAATTTGGAATTCACTGGTGTACCCACATCAAACCAGTCGCTCGGTTTCTCCGTCATGGTGCCTTGGAGTCAACGTGAAGCAAGTCAGGCTGAGATACAGAAACGACTCCAAGGGCTGCTGAAAGAAGTACCGAGTATGTCCGTGTCAGCCTTCGAGATGCCAGAACTCCCGGGGGCAGGTTCAGGTCTACCGGTTCAGTTAGTGCTGAAAACCCCCAACAGCTTTGAAAACCTATTTACTTTGGCTTCGGACATTCTGGGCAAAGTTCAACATAGTCCTTTGTTTGTCTACTCAACACTGGATCTGAACTTCGATTCTGCAACGATGAAGATCAGCATTGATAAAGACAAAGCAGGTGCTTATGGCGTAACGATGCAGGATATTGGTACGACACTGGCAACGCTGATGGCTGACGGGTATGTCAATCGCGTTGACCTCTACGGACGCTCGTATGAAGTGATTCCGCAAGTTGAACGTAAGTACCGGCTCAATCCAGAATCGATGAACAATTACTATGTCCTCGCCGCCAATGGTGATGCAATTCCCTTACGCAGTCTGATTAAGATTGATGTGGTTTCAGAACCTCGGGCATTGCCTCACTTTAACCAGTTGAATTCAGCAACGATCAGTGCAGTACCAACCCCCGGAGTCACGATGGGAAGTGCTCTCGAATGGTTGAATCATGAAGTTGATAAGACACTACCGATCGGATACACCCGTGACTATATGGGGGAATCTCGTCAGTTCATTACCGAAGGGAGCGCGCTCTATACAACCTTTGCTCTCGCTTTGGCAATCATCTTCTTGGTTTTGGCGATTCAGTTTGAATCTGTCAGAGATCCAATCGTCATCATGGTCTCTGTACCACTTGCAATCTGTGGGGCTTTGGTTGCCTTGGCATGGGGCGGGTTCTTTGGTTTCACGTCTCTCAATATCTATTCTCAGGTCGGATTGATTACCTTGATTGGCTTGATAACCAAGCACGGCATCTTGATTTGTGAGGTTGCCAAAGAGGTACAGTTGAAATTCAATAAAGATCGGATTGAAGCTGTGATGGAGGCTGCTAAGATTCGTCTGCGCCCAATCCTGATGACAACAGCCGCAATGATTGCCGGTCTGATTCCGTTAATGTCTGCCACCGGAGCCGGTGCCAAACAACGTTTCAGTATTGGTATTGTGATTGTTGCCGGGCTTGCAATCGGAACATTGTTTACCCTGTTTGTTCTCCCGGTCATCTATAGTTACTTGGCAGAGAAACATAAACCACTGCCGGTTTTTGTAGAAAACGATGAAGAAAAGCAATCAACCGATGAAACACCAAACCATACGGCTTCATAG